One part of the Tenacibaculum sp. 190130A14a genome encodes these proteins:
- a CDS encoding cytochrome c oxidase subunit 3, whose amino-acid sequence MGANIAVNSDKKETWGGGGVKPFGASYGKMMMWFFILSDALTFSGFLAAYGLTRFKFIDSWPIADEVFTHIPFFHGNYPMIYVAFMTFILIVSSVTMVLAVDAGHKMQQKKVATYMFITIIFGIIFVGSQAWEWKTFINGSYGAVKTSDNHILQFVKDGHQVALADFVHGDRKDGRVEHTAKNGLWFNDEATISQYSVAQVQEAFKADPSLLIRTERINPETKQKIILSREESLVQLSKATGVVEGANLIQNEYGNPIFADFFFFITGFHGFHVFSGIVLNIIIFFNVVLGTYERRGHYEMVEKVGLYWHFVDLVWVFVFTFFYLV is encoded by the coding sequence ATGGGAGCAAATATTGCTGTAAATTCTGACAAAAAAGAGACCTGGGGCGGAGGTGGTGTGAAACCATTTGGCGCTAGTTATGGTAAAATGATGATGTGGTTTTTCATCTTATCAGATGCGTTAACCTTTTCTGGGTTTTTAGCAGCGTATGGTTTAACACGTTTTAAATTTATTGACTCATGGCCAATCGCTGATGAGGTATTTACGCACATTCCGTTTTTTCACGGTAATTATCCAATGATTTACGTTGCCTTTATGACGTTTATCTTAATTGTATCTTCGGTAACAATGGTGTTAGCAGTAGATGCAGGTCATAAAATGCAACAAAAGAAGGTAGCAACATATATGTTTATTACCATTATTTTTGGTATTATCTTCGTTGGATCTCAGGCTTGGGAATGGAAAACATTTATTAATGGTTCTTATGGAGCTGTTAAAACTTCTGATAATCATATTTTACAATTTGTCAAAGACGGTCATCAAGTGGCTTTAGCTGATTTTGTTCACGGTGATAGAAAAGATGGAAGAGTTGAGCACACAGCTAAAAATGGATTATGGTTTAACGATGAGGCTACAATTTCTCAATACTCTGTAGCACAAGTTCAAGAAGCATTTAAAGCAGATCCTTCTTTATTAATTAGAACTGAAAGAATCAATCCAGAGACAAAACAAAAAATTATTTTGTCTAGAGAAGAGAGTTTGGTTCAATTATCAAAAGCAACAGGAGTTGTAGAAGGAGCTAACTTAATACAAAACGAATATGGTAACCCAATTTTTGCAGATTTCTTCTTCTTTATTACAGGTTTCCACGGTTTCCACGTATTCTCTGGTATTGTATTAAACATTATCATTTTCTTCAATGTTGTGTTAGGAACATATGAGCGAAGAGGACATTATGAAATGGTAGAAAAAGTAGGTTTATATTGGCACTTTGTAGATTTAGTTTGGGTATTCGTATTCACATTCTTCTACTTAGTATAA
- the arsS gene encoding arsenosugar biosynthesis radical SAM (seleno)protein ArsS (Some members of this family are selenoproteins.), which produces MKKSLKSRNNDLANTQRQLEILSNGIFADGELPTFAEKIKETNQFPLQPKKLEILQINVGYMCNQVCAHCHVDAGPDRKEIMTRETMEQCLDVIRKTGAHTLDLTGGAPEMNPNFRWFVEEASKAGIKDFIVRSNLTIIRANKKYYDLPEFFKKHNVHVVSSMPHWTRGKTDKQRGDGVFDKSIKALQMLNEVGYGVDGTGLQLDLVYNPSGAFLPGDQAALENDFKKALDEDFSISFNSLFAITNLPISRFLDYLIASENYEDYMYALVEAYNPMAVENVMCTNTLSVSWDGYLYDCDFNQMLNLKVASKAKHISEYNEELLQNRNIIINQHCYGCTAGAGSSCQGTVA; this is translated from the coding sequence ATGAAAAAATCTTTAAAATCTAGAAATAACGACTTAGCAAACACCCAACGTCAGCTTGAAATTTTATCTAATGGAATTTTTGCTGATGGTGAATTACCCACGTTTGCTGAAAAAATAAAAGAAACCAATCAGTTTCCTTTACAACCTAAAAAACTAGAAATACTACAAATAAATGTTGGTTATATGTGCAACCAAGTATGTGCACATTGCCATGTAGATGCCGGTCCTGACAGAAAAGAAATCATGACCAGAGAAACCATGGAACAATGTTTAGATGTAATTCGAAAAACAGGAGCTCACACTTTAGATTTAACAGGTGGAGCGCCCGAAATGAATCCAAATTTCCGTTGGTTCGTTGAAGAAGCATCAAAAGCTGGTATTAAAGATTTTATTGTACGCTCTAACCTTACCATAATTAGGGCCAACAAAAAGTATTACGATTTACCTGAATTCTTTAAGAAACATAATGTTCATGTGGTTTCATCAATGCCACATTGGACCCGTGGAAAAACAGATAAACAACGTGGTGATGGGGTTTTCGATAAATCTATCAAAGCATTACAAATGCTAAATGAAGTTGGATATGGAGTTGATGGAACAGGATTACAACTAGACTTGGTTTACAATCCTTCAGGGGCTTTCTTACCTGGAGATCAAGCTGCATTAGAAAATGATTTCAAAAAGGCTTTAGATGAAGATTTTAGCATCTCATTTAATAGTTTATTTGCCATTACGAATTTGCCTATTAGCAGATTTTTAGACTATTTAATTGCTTCTGAAAACTATGAAGATTATATGTATGCTTTAGTAGAAGCTTACAATCCAATGGCCGTTGAAAATGTAATGTGTACCAATACATTATCTGTAAGTTGGGATGGTTACTTATATGATTGCGATTTTAATCAAATGCTAAACTTAAAAGTAGCTAGTAAAGCAAAGCATATATCTGAATATAATGAAGAGTTGTTACAAAACAGAAATATTATTATCAACCAACACTGCTATGGCTGTACTGCAGGAGCAGGAAGTAGCTGTCAAGGAACCGTAGCTTAA
- a CDS encoding TIGR04282 family arsenosugar biosynthesis glycosyltransferase, translating to MNKNLLLIFTRNPELGKVKTRLAKTIGDESALNIYKFLLNHTKEVTEKLNCDKAVYYSVKIRENDIWDTTAYHKYAQTGEDLGVRMQNAFQQAFDDQYDKVLIIGSDLFDLQEKHINEAFEKLNLHDVVFGPAEDGGYYLLGMKKLHDNLFKNKEWGTSTVLHNSLNDLQKVSVHLLETLNDVDVFDDIKGNPAFDRFL from the coding sequence ATGAATAAGAACCTATTGTTAATATTTACTAGAAATCCAGAACTAGGAAAAGTAAAAACTCGTTTAGCCAAAACTATTGGCGATGAATCTGCACTAAACATTTATAAATTCTTATTAAATCATACTAAAGAAGTTACAGAAAAACTAAATTGTGATAAAGCTGTTTATTATTCTGTAAAAATTAGAGAAAATGACATTTGGGATACTACTGCTTATCATAAGTATGCACAAACAGGAGAAGACCTAGGAGTACGAATGCAAAATGCTTTTCAACAAGCTTTTGACGACCAGTATGACAAGGTGTTGATAATTGGTAGTGACTTATTTGATTTACAAGAAAAACACATCAACGAAGCTTTCGAAAAGCTCAATTTGCACGATGTTGTTTTTGGTCCAGCAGAAGATGGAGGGTATTACTTACTAGGAATGAAAAAACTACATGATAATCTTTTTAAAAATAAAGAATGGGGTACCTCAACAGTACTACACAATAGTTTAAATGACTTACAAAAGGTTTCAGTACATTTGTTAGAAACCTTAAACGATGTAGATGTTTTTGATGACATTAAAGGCAACCCTGCATTCGATCGTTTTTTATAA
- a CDS encoding purine-nucleoside phosphorylase: MLKKQLDLQETKTFLQDKGITNPEIGIVLGTGLGKLVNEIDIAHEIPYSEIPHFPQATVEFHSGKLIYGTLSGKKVLVMSGRFHVYEGYNLWEVTYGIRTLHALGIKTLLISNAAGAVNLNFKKGHLMVIEDHLNLQGSSPLAFKGSGELGDLFADMLEPYSKELNTKMKAIAKANDIDLKEGVYASVVGPQLETRAEYRMLQILEVDAVGMSTVPEVIVAKHLQLPCAAVSVLTDECDPKNLQPVNIEEIIEVAGKAEPKMITLFKELIKEI, translated from the coding sequence ATGCTAAAAAAACAATTAGACTTACAAGAAACAAAAACGTTTCTTCAAGATAAAGGAATTACTAATCCAGAAATTGGAATTGTACTGGGTACTGGTTTGGGTAAACTAGTAAATGAAATAGACATAGCGCATGAAATTCCATATTCAGAAATTCCACATTTCCCTCAAGCTACAGTAGAGTTTCATTCAGGAAAACTAATTTACGGTACACTCTCTGGAAAAAAAGTACTTGTTATGTCAGGTCGCTTTCATGTTTATGAAGGTTACAATTTATGGGAGGTTACTTACGGAATTAGAACTTTACACGCTTTAGGTATTAAAACCTTATTAATTTCAAATGCTGCTGGTGCTGTAAATTTAAACTTTAAAAAAGGTCATTTAATGGTAATAGAAGACCATTTAAACCTGCAAGGAAGTTCTCCTTTAGCATTTAAAGGATCGGGAGAATTAGGTGACCTTTTTGCGGACATGTTAGAACCTTATTCAAAAGAATTAAATACAAAAATGAAAGCTATTGCGAAAGCTAACGACATAGACTTGAAAGAAGGTGTATATGCAAGTGTTGTAGGTCCTCAATTAGAAACAAGAGCCGAATACAGAATGCTCCAGATTTTAGAGGTTGACGCCGTTGGAATGAGCACTGTACCTGAAGTTATTGTAGCAAAACATTTACAATTACCATGTGCTGCTGTATCTGTGTTAACTGATGAGTGCGATCCAAAAAACCTGCAACCAGTTAATATTGAAGAAATCATTGAAGTAGCTGGTAAGGCTGAACCTAAAATGATTACACTTTTCAAAGAATTAATTAAAGAAATATAG
- a CDS encoding SCO family protein, protein MKKNKYSYVGISFIVLLFGIYSIPKIVKHFQTADLYKLSKVPDFEFINQNEKTITNKDFEGKVYVVEFFFTTCPTICPIMNTKMVNIQNEFMGNPNFGIASFSITPEIDTPQVLRNYAKRYGINHVNWHLLTGKPDDAVFDLSNEGFKLPVGVGSQDHGGFYHSGLFALVDKDGYLRSRYDEHGNPIGFYRALEEHGLSDQIQELKEDIKLLLNE, encoded by the coding sequence ATGAAAAAAAATAAATATTCATACGTAGGTATTTCCTTTATCGTATTGTTGTTTGGAATTTATTCAATCCCAAAAATTGTAAAGCACTTTCAAACTGCAGATTTATATAAGTTAAGTAAGGTGCCAGATTTTGAGTTTATCAATCAAAATGAAAAAACAATTACAAACAAAGATTTTGAAGGCAAAGTATATGTGGTAGAGTTTTTCTTTACAACTTGTCCTACGATTTGTCCAATAATGAATACCAAAATGGTCAATATTCAGAATGAGTTTATGGGGAATCCTAACTTTGGAATAGCCTCTTTTTCAATAACTCCTGAAATAGACACTCCGCAAGTTCTTAGAAATTATGCTAAGAGATATGGGATTAATCATGTTAATTGGCACTTGCTTACGGGAAAACCGGATGACGCGGTATTTGACTTGTCAAATGAAGGATTTAAACTACCTGTTGGTGTGGGAAGCCAGGATCATGGAGGTTTTTACCATTCAGGATTATTTGCTTTAGTTGATAAAGATGGTTATTTAAGATCTAGATATGACGAACATGGTAATCCTATTGGTTTTTACAGAGCTTTAGAAGAACACGGATTGTCAGATCAAATACAAGAGTTAAAAGAGGATATAAAACTTTTATTAAATGAGTAA
- the cyoE gene encoding heme o synthase, whose protein sequence is MESVSTLKNKTTIKELFSDFKQLTKVGLSVSVVFTSVTGYLLGAEEINSTIILLLAIGGYLMVGASNAFNQVIEKDIDAVMQRTKNRPLPSGRMSTTTALIIATVFTIAGIAILYSINAKCALFGAISIFLYTSAYTPLKAVTPLAVFVGAIPGAIPFMLGWVAATGKFGVEAGFLFMIQFFWQFPHFWAIGWLQYEEYKKAGLHMLPMDKKDKGAVAQIIFYTCVMIMMSVAPVLKVTGAFYIHPITAVIVFLLGTLMLYYAFILYKTEKNTDARKLMLASVFYITIVPIIYVVDKFLH, encoded by the coding sequence GTGGAATCGGTTTCAACTTTAAAAAATAAAACTACAATTAAAGAATTGTTCTCTGATTTTAAGCAGCTTACAAAAGTTGGTTTGTCGGTAAGTGTTGTTTTTACATCTGTAACTGGATATTTGTTAGGTGCAGAAGAAATAAATTCAACAATCATTTTACTATTGGCAATTGGTGGATATTTAATGGTTGGTGCATCAAATGCATTTAATCAGGTGATAGAAAAAGATATTGATGCTGTAATGCAACGTACAAAAAATCGTCCATTGCCATCGGGAAGAATGTCTACAACTACTGCTTTAATAATCGCAACGGTATTTACAATTGCAGGTATTGCAATATTATATTCGATCAATGCAAAATGTGCATTATTTGGTGCAATTTCTATATTTCTTTATACAAGTGCTTATACTCCTTTAAAAGCGGTAACTCCGTTAGCGGTGTTTGTTGGAGCTATTCCAGGAGCCATTCCTTTTATGTTAGGCTGGGTAGCTGCTACTGGTAAATTCGGAGTAGAAGCTGGGTTTCTATTTATGATTCAGTTTTTTTGGCAGTTTCCCCATTTTTGGGCGATTGGTTGGTTGCAATATGAAGAATATAAAAAAGCAGGATTACACATGCTTCCTATGGATAAAAAAGACAAAGGAGCTGTGGCGCAAATTATATTTTATACCTGTGTAATGATAATGATGTCTGTAGCCCCAGTTTTAAAAGTAACAGGAGCTTTTTATATTCATCCAATTACGGCTGTTATTGTGTTCTTGTTAGGAACGTTGATGCTTTACTATGCATTCATCTTATACAAGACAGAGAAGAATACAGATGCAAGAAAATTAATGTTGGCAAGTGTTTTTTATATAACCATAGTGCCAATTATATATGTAGTAGATAAATTTTTACATTAA
- a CDS encoding rhodanese-like domain-containing protein — MKNIVFFLLLISLNSFSQKNLNQLLKKYNTESVPYISITELQNENNVILLDAREPKEFEISHLKNAICVGYDFFNLEKTLKKLPQNKNTKIVVYCSLGIRSEDIAEKLQKQGYTNIFNLYGGIFEWKNQNNTLVNKENKPTEKVHTFNKEWSKWLYKGEKIYE; from the coding sequence ATGAAAAATATTGTTTTCTTTCTTCTCTTAATTAGTTTAAATTCTTTTTCTCAAAAGAATTTAAATCAGTTGCTTAAAAAATACAACACAGAAAGTGTTCCGTATATTTCAATAACAGAGTTACAGAACGAAAACAATGTTATTTTATTAGATGCTCGAGAACCCAAAGAATTTGAAATAAGCCATCTTAAAAATGCTATTTGCGTTGGTTATGATTTTTTCAACTTAGAGAAAACCTTAAAAAAACTCCCTCAAAATAAAAACACCAAAATTGTGGTATACTGCTCTTTAGGCATTCGCTCTGAGGACATTGCTGAAAAACTTCAAAAACAAGGATATACAAATATTTTCAATTTGTACGGTGGTATTTTTGAGTGGAAAAACCAAAACAACACTTTAGTAAACAAAGAAAACAAACCCACTGAAAAAGTCCACACCTTCAATAAAGAATGGAGTAAGTGGTTATACAAAGGAGAAAAGATATATGAATAA
- the arsM gene encoding arsenosugar biosynthesis arsenite methyltransferase ArsM: MSYLETTKDVYKEAALTPDVGLCCTTNPIWELPGLKIPRIMQEMNYGCGSTVHARDLTNNPKMLYVGVGGGMELLQFAYFNRNKGGVIGLDVVDEMLEASRKNFKIAEEENDWFKSEFVDLRKGDALNLPVEDNSVDVAAQNCLFNIFKTDDLKKAIAEMYRVLKPHGRLVMSDPTCEQPMNETLRNDERLRALCLSGSLPIAEYVKMLTDAGFGTIEIRARKPYRILDPKNYPTDELIYIESIEVAAIKDPMPEDGPCVFTGKAAIYFGDEDYFDDKKGHTLLKNQPIAICDKTAQALADLGRDDIFISESTYHYDGGGCC; the protein is encoded by the coding sequence ATGAGTTATTTAGAAACTACAAAAGATGTATATAAAGAAGCTGCCTTAACTCCTGATGTTGGCTTATGTTGCACAACCAATCCTATTTGGGAGTTACCAGGTTTAAAAATACCTAGAATCATGCAAGAAATGAATTACGGATGTGGTTCAACGGTGCATGCTCGTGATTTAACCAACAATCCTAAAATGCTTTATGTCGGTGTTGGTGGAGGAATGGAATTATTACAATTTGCTTACTTTAACAGAAACAAAGGAGGCGTAATTGGATTAGATGTTGTAGATGAAATGCTGGAGGCTTCTCGCAAAAACTTTAAAATAGCAGAAGAGGAAAACGACTGGTTCAAAAGCGAGTTTGTAGATCTACGTAAAGGAGATGCGCTAAACTTACCTGTAGAAGACAATTCAGTAGATGTTGCAGCGCAAAACTGTTTATTTAACATCTTTAAAACAGACGACTTAAAAAAAGCGATTGCAGAGATGTATCGTGTTTTAAAACCACACGGGCGTTTGGTAATGAGTGACCCTACCTGTGAGCAACCAATGAATGAAACATTGCGTAACGATGAACGTCTACGTGCACTTTGTTTAAGTGGAAGCTTACCAATTGCAGAATATGTGAAAATGTTAACGGATGCTGGTTTTGGAACGATTGAAATTAGAGCAAGAAAACCTTATCGAATCTTAGACCCGAAGAACTACCCGACAGATGAGTTAATCTACATCGAATCTATTGAAGTAGCTGCTATTAAAGATCCAATGCCAGAAGATGGACCTTGTGTTTTCACAGGAAAAGCTGCAATTTACTTTGGTGACGAAGATTATTTTGATGATAAAAAAGGGCATACTTTATTAAAGAATCAACCTATTGCTATTTGTGATAAAACTGCACAAGCTTTAGCTGACTTAGGTAGAGATGATATTTTTATTAGTGAGTCTACTTATCATTATGATGGTGGCGGGTGTTGTTAA
- a CDS encoding heme-copper oxidase subunit III — protein MSEQTLQEELKVGKRKSAKPMLWISMISMVMFFAGLTSAYIVSQKREDWVSFDLPDAFYISTVLIVLSSLTLYLSQNFLKKNNWNLSFMLLITTLVLGLGFVWYQYVGFNELRAAGLYFTGPESTVSTSFIIGITFMHVLHLLGGVIVLLVVIYNHFKKKYSSTDMLGFELGAIFWHFVDLLWILLFLFFKFYK, from the coding sequence ATGAGTGAGCAAACTTTACAAGAAGAGTTAAAAGTTGGTAAAAGAAAGTCGGCAAAGCCAATGTTATGGATTTCCATGATTAGTATGGTGATGTTTTTTGCAGGATTAACAAGTGCATACATTGTTAGTCAAAAGAGAGAAGATTGGGTGTCTTTTGATTTGCCAGACGCATTTTACATTAGTACAGTGTTAATTGTATTAAGTAGTCTTACCTTATATCTGTCTCAAAACTTTTTAAAGAAGAACAATTGGAACCTTTCTTTCATGTTATTAATTACGACATTAGTATTAGGATTAGGTTTTGTTTGGTATCAATACGTAGGATTTAATGAATTAAGAGCAGCTGGGTTATATTTTACAGGACCAGAAAGTACCGTGTCTACATCCTTTATTATCGGTATTACTTTTATGCACGTTTTACACCTGTTAGGAGGAGTGATTGTGTTATTGGTTGTTATTTATAATCATTTTAAAAAGAAATATTCATCTACTGATATGCTTGGTTTTGAGTTGGGTGCAATCTTCTGGCATTTCGTAGATTTACTATGGATACTGTTATTTTTATTCTTTAAGTTTTACAAATAA
- a CDS encoding DUF547 domain-containing protein encodes MQKIFLLLSLTFFLNTNAQTSAYSALLKKHVDPKGNVNYKNFKADEAKLQTYLNYLAETKPQKSWSPAKAKAFWANAYNAYTIKLILDNYPLKSIMKIKKKGKNAWEIPFAKVGGKIYTLNQIEHEILRKKYNDPKIHVAVNCASGSCPKLPNYAFTESNYESKTDLLMRKFINDTKRNKISQNKVQLSKIFEWFKGDFTKKGSLIDFINKYSKTKVNNNPKVSYLEYDWSLNGK; translated from the coding sequence ATGCAAAAGATATTTTTACTTTTAAGTTTAACTTTTTTCTTAAATACAAATGCACAAACAAGTGCTTATAGCGCATTGTTAAAAAAGCACGTAGATCCAAAAGGAAATGTAAACTATAAGAATTTTAAAGCGGATGAAGCCAAGCTTCAGACTTATTTAAATTATTTGGCAGAAACAAAACCTCAGAAATCTTGGTCTCCTGCAAAAGCAAAAGCTTTTTGGGCAAACGCTTATAACGCATACACTATCAAATTAATTTTAGATAACTACCCACTTAAAAGCATTATGAAGATTAAAAAGAAAGGGAAAAATGCTTGGGAAATACCTTTTGCCAAAGTTGGAGGAAAAATTTACACTTTAAATCAAATTGAACATGAGATTTTACGTAAAAAGTACAATGACCCTAAAATTCATGTTGCGGTAAACTGTGCCTCAGGATCTTGTCCGAAATTACCAAACTATGCTTTTACAGAAAGTAATTACGAGTCAAAAACAGATTTATTAATGAGAAAGTTTATCAATGACACTAAGAGAAATAAGATTTCACAAAACAAAGTTCAATTATCTAAAATATTCGAATGGTTCAAAGGAGATTTTACTAAAAAAGGAAGCCTTATAGACTTTATTAATAAATACTCAAAAACTAAGGTTAATAACAACCCTAAAGTTAGTTATTTAGAATATGACTGGAGTTTAAACGGAAAGTAA
- a CDS encoding DoxX family membrane protein: protein MIRNQQIAVATMRLILGFVFFFQGFGKVFKFGLNNVYENFFLKSYTDLLPDFLLLFTAYYTSIIELIGGLLLIIGFKRDLALYFLASVLVIVTIGHGMKDPIWDLSHVMYRTILLVGLLLLPKSLDKFSIDFLIKKDK from the coding sequence GTGATTCGAAATCAGCAAATAGCGGTAGCAACCATGCGTTTAATTCTGGGATTTGTTTTCTTTTTCCAAGGATTTGGAAAAGTCTTTAAATTTGGATTAAATAATGTATATGAGAACTTTTTTCTTAAAAGTTACACCGACCTACTTCCTGATTTTTTGTTACTTTTCACTGCTTATTATACTTCTATCATAGAGTTAATAGGTGGACTATTACTAATTATAGGTTTTAAAAGAGATCTTGCTCTGTATTTTTTAGCTTCTGTATTAGTAATTGTTACAATTGGTCATGGAATGAAAGACCCTATATGGGATTTGTCTCATGTAATGTACAGAACAATACTTTTAGTAGGTTTACTATTACTTCCTAAAAGTTTAGATAAATTTTCAATAGACTTTTTAATAAAAAAAGACAAATAG
- a CDS encoding DUF420 domain-containing protein has product MSNNSVEEKKYKKFISIVSIIIPVAVAGLFMINLKRLGFDVEPLRFLPPIYASINGLTAVLLVAAVVAIKKGNRKLHEQLNMFAIVCSVLFLVMYVAYHMTSDSTKFGGEGVIRYVYYFILITHILLSIVVIPFVLYTFMRARLGQFPAHKKIAKITFPLWLYVAVTGVIVYVMISPYYV; this is encoded by the coding sequence ATGAGTAATAATTCAGTAGAAGAGAAAAAATACAAAAAGTTTATCTCAATTGTTTCAATTATAATTCCAGTAGCAGTGGCTGGGTTGTTTATGATTAATTTGAAAAGGTTAGGTTTTGATGTAGAGCCTTTACGCTTTTTACCACCAATTTATGCTTCAATAAATGGGTTAACAGCGGTTTTATTAGTGGCTGCTGTGGTGGCAATAAAGAAAGGAAATAGAAAATTGCACGAGCAATTAAATATGTTTGCTATTGTTTGTTCGGTGCTCTTTTTAGTGATGTATGTTGCCTATCATATGACCTCAGACTCGACTAAGTTTGGAGGAGAAGGAGTAATAAGATATGTGTACTACTTTATTTTGATTACCCATATTTTACTTTCTATAGTAGTGATCCCTTTTGTTTTATATACGTTTATGAGAGCACGCTTAGGTCAGTTTCCAGCTCATAAAAAAATAGCAAAAATCACATTTCCATTATGGTTGTATGTAGCCGTTACTGGTGTAATAGTGTATGTAATGATATCTCCGTATTATGTGTAA
- a CDS encoding cytochrome C oxidase subunit IV family protein: protein MGHAHESNTKRIWIVLAILSIITAVEVVLGIYKPKGLYLGGFLGTSWLNWIFIILTIAKAYYIAWAFMHLEGEKKWFRRSVVWTAVFLICYLVTLVLIEGSYLHETLAPLVKW from the coding sequence ATGGGTCACGCACACGAATCAAATACAAAAAGAATTTGGATTGTTTTAGCAATCTTATCTATTATAACAGCAGTAGAAGTAGTGTTAGGTATCTATAAGCCTAAAGGATTGTACTTAGGAGGCTTTTTAGGAACTAGCTGGTTAAACTGGATATTCATCATTTTAACAATTGCAAAAGCTTATTATATTGCTTGGGCATTCATGCACTTAGAAGGTGAAAAAAAATGGTTTAGACGTTCAGTTGTTTGGACAGCGGTTTTCTTAATTTGCTACTTAGTTACTTTAGTATTAATAGAAGGAAGCTATTTACATGAAACATTAGCACCACTTGTAAAATGGTAA
- a CDS encoding arsenosugar biosynthesis-associated peroxidase-like protein, translating into MSKTYYDPADLRKFGKITEWSEELGNKFFDYYGKVFEEGALTAREKSLIALAVAHTEQCPYCIDAYTKDGLQRGITKEEMMEAIHVGAAIKSGATLVHGVQMMNKVNKLEM; encoded by the coding sequence ATGTCTAAAACATATTATGACCCTGCAGACTTACGTAAGTTTGGTAAAATAACAGAATGGAGCGAAGAACTTGGTAACAAGTTCTTTGATTATTATGGAAAAGTCTTCGAAGAAGGTGCTTTAACTGCTCGTGAAAAAAGTTTAATTGCTTTAGCAGTAGCACATACCGAGCAATGCCCATACTGTATTGACGCGTATACAAAAGACGGCTTACAACGTGGAATTACCAAAGAAGAAATGATGGAAGCCATTCATGTTGGAGCAGCCATCAAAAGTGGTGCTACCTTAGTTCATGGAGTTCAAATGATGAACAAAGTGAATAAACTGGAGATGTAA